From the genome of Cognaticolwellia beringensis, one region includes:
- a CDS encoding response regulator, whose translation MSDSKLSVKKILLVEDDRQLSDLVAEFLESEGYHVKQEFRGDTVEKRVDKFVPDLIILDIMLPGKDGFAVCKDLRPGYKGPILMLTAKGTDFDQVLGLEIGADDYVIKPVEPRVLLARVNALLRRGQLPSEGKENAEIDCGELHISRGSRQVTLHGKNVDLTSQEFDLLWLLASRSGEVQNRDYIYKAVVGREYDGMDRSVDVRISRLRKKLHDSNETPFRIKTIWGQGYLFVPDAWS comes from the coding sequence ATGTCAGATAGTAAATTGTCAGTTAAGAAGATATTACTCGTTGAGGATGATCGCCAGTTGTCGGATTTAGTCGCTGAGTTTTTAGAAAGTGAAGGCTATCACGTTAAGCAAGAATTCAGAGGAGATACGGTCGAAAAACGAGTTGATAAATTCGTGCCAGACTTAATAATTTTAGACATTATGCTACCGGGTAAAGATGGTTTTGCGGTATGTAAAGACTTACGACCTGGCTACAAAGGCCCGATTTTAATGCTTACAGCGAAAGGTACTGACTTTGATCAAGTACTAGGTTTAGAAATTGGTGCTGATGACTATGTCATTAAGCCAGTAGAGCCAAGAGTACTATTAGCGCGTGTAAATGCGCTATTACGCCGTGGTCAACTGCCTTCTGAAGGTAAAGAAAACGCTGAAATTGATTGTGGAGAACTACATATTAGCCGTGGCTCTAGACAAGTGACATTGCATGGAAAAAATGTAGACCTTACTAGCCAAGAATTTGATTTACTTTGGTTATTAGCTAGTCGCTCAGGCGAAGTACAAAATCGTGATTATATTTATAAAGCGGTTGTTGGTCGTGAGTACGATGGCATGGATAGAAGTGTTGATGTTCGTATATCGCGCTTACGTAAAAAATTGCATGATAGTAATGAAACACCTTTTCGTATTAAAACCATCTGGGGACAAGGTTATCTATTTGTTCCAGATGCGTGGAGTTAA
- a CDS encoding MFS transporter has product MTIHAAKIKKTIIKRSNLEELKAKKSLYSVMLVVLFSSAGIALPYPILAPIFLNEISPLTTFYDLPSKILLGIILAIYPLGVILGSSVLGAASGIYGRKKTLIITLVLTSISYVLSALAVISESFLLLILARFLTGVFSGNISIAKAVAVDLSPTLDKTYTFNLVNATGYLGWLLGPLAGGLLAVYGLETVFYFAAVAIIIALISVACLLHADAINPTISKIKFSQLFSKQNSFALLSNDKIRRIFIIYLLATLGLNAYYEFYPVWLVEKFDFNSPDIGYITVVLTLFMTITSVFFVKKLKYLLGLKFGAIVGMLLMAALFSLHPLLTENNVWPIYAITGIAIAIFNGLLPVYISEQYSDIEQGQLMGLITTTFSVANVLMALIGSLLALFGAHWAILFGAVLLIIASVDFHFSQEDIR; this is encoded by the coding sequence ATGACCATTCACGCCGCTAAAATAAAAAAAACGATTATAAAAAGATCAAATCTAGAAGAGTTAAAAGCAAAAAAATCTCTATATTCTGTCATGCTTGTCGTGCTATTTAGCAGTGCGGGCATCGCCTTACCCTACCCGATATTAGCACCTATTTTTCTTAATGAAATTAGCCCGTTAACTACCTTCTATGACTTACCCAGCAAAATATTACTGGGTATTATTCTGGCTATATATCCTTTAGGTGTTATTTTAGGAAGCTCAGTGCTCGGCGCTGCATCAGGCATTTATGGTCGAAAGAAAACCTTAATCATCACGTTAGTATTAACTTCCATTAGTTATGTATTATCGGCTTTAGCCGTTATCTCTGAGAGCTTCCTGCTGCTTATTTTAGCGCGATTTCTTACCGGTGTTTTCTCTGGCAACATTAGTATAGCCAAAGCAGTCGCGGTAGATTTATCACCAACGCTTGATAAAACTTACACCTTTAACCTTGTTAATGCTACGGGTTATTTAGGTTGGTTACTTGGCCCTTTAGCCGGTGGATTACTTGCAGTATATGGCTTAGAAACCGTTTTCTATTTCGCAGCCGTTGCCATAATTATTGCTCTCATCAGTGTTGCATGTTTACTACATGCTGATGCCATTAACCCAACTATTAGCAAGATAAAATTTTCACAACTGTTTAGTAAACAAAACTCATTCGCCCTACTGTCCAATGATAAAATTAGACGTATCTTTATCATTTATTTACTGGCCACACTCGGTTTAAATGCCTATTACGAGTTTTATCCCGTTTGGTTAGTTGAGAAATTTGATTTCAACAGCCCTGACATCGGCTATATCACGGTAGTGTTAACTTTGTTTATGACCATAACCAGTGTCTTTTTTGTTAAAAAATTAAAATATTTACTAGGACTGAAATTTGGCGCTATTGTAGGAATGCTATTAATGGCTGCGTTATTTAGTTTGCACCCATTACTAACAGAAAATAATGTTTGGCCCATCTATGCCATAACAGGCATAGCTATAGCAATTTTTAATGGTTTATTACCGGTGTATATTTCTGAGCAATATAGCGATATTGAACAAGGTCAACTTATGGGGTTGATCACCACCACATTTAGTGTTGCTAATGTACTCATGGCACTTATCGGTAGCCTATTAGCATTGTTTGGTGCCCATTGGGCAATATTATTTGGTGCAGTTTTACTTATCATAGCCTCTGTCGACTTTCACTTTAGCCAAGAAGATATTCGATAA
- the xthA gene encoding exodeoxyribonuclease III: MKIISFNINGLRARLHQLQAIIDKHQPDIIGLQEIKVHDEVFPLADVEAMGYHVYFHGQKAHYGVAMLCKKAADVVTKGFPSDDDEAQKRMIMVQTTDENGEKITVLNGYFPQGDNIAHETKYPYKRQFYKDLMQYLNDNHTPDENVVVMGDINISPTDLDIGIGEPNKKRWLKTGKCSFQPEEREWLATLMNWGFTDTFRALHPTREERYSWFDYRSRGFDDNRGLRIDVVLATEKLAKRCIESDVDYELRGIEKPSDHAPIWSTFSK; the protein is encoded by the coding sequence ATGAAAATCATCTCCTTTAACATTAATGGTCTGCGTGCACGTTTACATCAGTTGCAGGCAATTATAGACAAACATCAACCTGATATTATTGGCCTACAAGAAATTAAAGTGCATGACGAAGTTTTCCCGTTGGCTGATGTTGAAGCCATGGGCTATCACGTATATTTTCATGGCCAAAAAGCACATTATGGCGTTGCTATGTTGTGTAAAAAAGCGGCTGATGTTGTCACAAAAGGTTTTCCGTCTGATGATGACGAAGCTCAGAAACGTATGATCATGGTGCAAACAACCGACGAGAATGGTGAAAAAATAACGGTATTAAATGGTTACTTTCCACAAGGTGACAATATTGCCCATGAAACTAAATACCCTTACAAGCGCCAGTTTTATAAAGATTTAATGCAATACTTAAATGATAACCATACGCCTGATGAAAATGTTGTTGTTATGGGAGATATTAATATTTCACCTACTGATTTAGACATAGGTATTGGTGAGCCAAATAAAAAGCGTTGGTTAAAAACGGGAAAATGTAGCTTTCAGCCAGAAGAAAGAGAATGGTTAGCTACGCTAATGAATTGGGGCTTTACTGATACCTTTAGAGCCTTACACCCGACCCGTGAAGAAAGATATTCCTGGTTTGATTATCGTTCTCGCGGCTTTGATGATAATCGGGGTTTACGTATTGATGTGGTGCTAGCAACTGAGAAGCTTGCTAAACGTTGTATAGAGTCCGATGTTGACTATGAACTTAGAGGCATCGAAAAGCCTTCTGATCACGCTCCTATCTGGTCTACGTTTAGTAAGTAA
- the rlmA gene encoding 23S rRNA (guanine(745)-N(1))-methyltransferase, with amino-acid sequence MTIADYACPLCSLPLLNQAKIFRCENNHSFDLAKENYLNLLPVQFKHSKNPGDNKAMVNARRAFLEKGYYQPLVDRLVALYQEKIITDADKPTIVLDAGCGEGFYTHQHKTAENTVYGVDIAKEAIKKAGKKYPQCHFSVATLSKLPFAESLFSWIVSVYAPILEQEFTRVLSNGGFLLTVTPAKQHLMQLKQHIYDDAKEHDVEKLPIAHLALVHQENISYQMHLKTGQDTLNLLAMTPFAFKASEEVKQKLSNQTDFICQADFLIRLYQKQG; translated from the coding sequence ATGACTATAGCTGACTATGCTTGCCCTTTATGTAGTTTACCACTGCTCAATCAAGCGAAGATTTTTCGCTGTGAAAATAATCATAGCTTTGATCTTGCGAAAGAAAACTATTTAAATTTACTGCCCGTACAATTTAAACATTCAAAAAATCCCGGTGATAACAAGGCAATGGTAAATGCTAGACGGGCATTTTTAGAAAAAGGGTATTATCAACCCCTTGTGGACAGGTTGGTCGCTTTATATCAGGAAAAAATAATTACTGATGCCGATAAACCCACTATTGTGCTTGATGCTGGTTGTGGCGAAGGGTTTTATACTCATCAACATAAAACTGCTGAAAATACGGTTTACGGTGTTGATATTGCTAAAGAAGCAATAAAAAAAGCCGGTAAGAAATACCCTCAATGTCACTTTAGTGTTGCGACATTATCAAAGTTACCTTTTGCCGAGAGTTTGTTTTCTTGGATAGTATCGGTTTATGCGCCAATTTTAGAACAGGAATTCACGCGAGTTTTATCCAATGGTGGCTTTTTGTTAACAGTTACACCAGCGAAACAGCATTTAATGCAACTAAAACAGCATATTTATGACGACGCTAAAGAACATGATGTAGAAAAATTACCCATTGCACATTTAGCACTGGTACATCAAGAAAATATCTCTTATCAAATGCACTTAAAAACCGGTCAAGACACGCTAAATTTACTGGCTATGACCCCTTTTGCTTTTAAGGCGAGTGAAGAGGTTAAGCAAAAATTATCAAATCAAACTGACTTTATCTGTCAGGCTGACTTTCTTATCCGCCTTTATCAAAAACAGGGCTAA
- the yfbV gene encoding terminus macrodomain insulation protein YfbV yields the protein MKLSILEIILLGRKYMNLWPTRAELGEYFAEYQAVKISRLVCKIMPGLALFCLIMQVYFGSMAVLPQALLYTLCILSFPLQAMIFMGMKADKFLPPALENWYKESVARVNQSGGEIKLSTQRPRYLDLAQLLNLTYQNRYKTS from the coding sequence ATGAAGTTATCTATATTAGAAATTATATTACTTGGCCGAAAATATATGAATTTATGGCCGACCCGCGCAGAGCTCGGTGAATACTTTGCTGAGTATCAAGCGGTAAAAATCAGTCGTTTGGTATGTAAAATTATGCCAGGCTTGGCGCTATTTTGTTTAATTATGCAGGTGTATTTTGGTAGCATGGCTGTTTTACCGCAAGCACTGCTATATACCCTTTGTATTTTAAGTTTTCCATTACAAGCAATGATTTTTATGGGAATGAAAGCTGATAAATTTCTGCCTCCAGCTCTAGAAAATTGGTACAAAGAAAGTGTTGCTCGCGTTAATCAAAGTGGTGGTGAGATTAAACTTTCAACTCAACGACCACGCTACTTAGACCTAGCTCAATTATTGAACTTAACTTATCAAAACCGTTACAAAACGTCTTAA
- a CDS encoding ACT domain-containing protein, whose protein sequence is MSILTLRRLSETFSIHSLRRESLIPDVVFNAPIFFLAKTYDEISIVLPEHIEIDSEEAEHGWQAFEVVGPLDFTLTGIMSNISTVLANENISIFAISTFDTDYVLVKSDKFEAAKTALINHNYQVI, encoded by the coding sequence ATGAGTATTTTGACCCTGCGCCGTTTATCGGAAACATTTTCTATTCATAGTTTACGACGTGAAAGCTTAATACCCGATGTAGTATTTAATGCACCAATTTTCTTCTTAGCAAAAACCTATGACGAAATTTCAATTGTTTTACCAGAGCACATTGAAATTGATAGTGAAGAAGCTGAACATGGCTGGCAAGCATTTGAAGTAGTTGGACCCCTCGACTTTACCTTAACCGGTATTATGTCGAACATATCAACGGTCTTAGCAAATGAAAATATCAGTATTTTTGCTATTTCGACTTTTGATACCGACTACGTTTTAGTAAAATCAGATAAATTTGAAGCTGCAAAAACTGCACTTATAAACCATAACTATCAAGTGATATAA
- a CDS encoding ArsC family reductase: MTILYGIKNCDSVKKAKKWLEQENIPYQFHDFRTDGFSSSLLEEFTNSVDLSALLNKRSTTFRNLSEDIKNNLTDEVMTEAILAQPTLIKRPLLKHNQAFLVGFKDSQYQETLL, translated from the coding sequence ATGACAATACTGTATGGCATTAAAAACTGCGATAGCGTAAAAAAAGCAAAAAAATGGTTAGAGCAAGAAAATATCCCTTACCAATTCCACGACTTTCGAACTGATGGTTTCAGCTCTTCATTATTAGAAGAATTTACAAACTCTGTGGATTTAAGTGCTTTGTTAAATAAGCGCAGTACTACTTTTCGTAATTTATCTGAAGACATTAAAAACAACCTGACCGATGAAGTGATGACCGAGGCTATTTTAGCGCAACCCACATTAATAAAACGCCCGCTACTTAAGCATAACCAAGCATTTTTGGTTGGCTTTAAAGATAGTCAATATCAAGAAACTTTGCTTTAG
- the dapE gene encoding succinyl-diaminopimelate desuccinylase → MKKHSNCTISLAQALIERPSVTPEDFGCQQLMSERLAKLGFNNESMVFEDTTNLWSRRGNSGPVFCFAGHTDVVPAGNLESWKTPPFDPVIADGMLYGRGAADMKGSLAAMIVATERFVADHPNHSGSIAFLITSDEEGPFINGTTRVIDTLEARNEKIDYCIVGEPSSTSKLGDVVKNGRRGSISGELTIHGKQGHVAYPDHVINPIHKAMPALGALSELHWDNGNEYFPPTSFQLSNIQSGTGATNVVPGHLTALFNLRYSTELIAEMIVDKVEALLTQHQLDFDINWVFNGQPFITEPSTLVDSVVQAIKTCCNITPELSTSGGTSDGRFIAPTGAQVVELGPCNATIHQVNECVAVQDLILLTDVYYQTLVNALINDA, encoded by the coding sequence ATGAAAAAACATAGTAATTGCACTATTTCATTAGCCCAAGCGTTGATTGAACGCCCTTCTGTTACCCCTGAAGACTTCGGCTGTCAGCAACTAATGTCTGAGCGTTTAGCCAAGTTAGGTTTTAATAATGAAAGTATGGTATTTGAAGATACCACCAATTTATGGTCTCGACGAGGTAACTCAGGGCCAGTATTTTGTTTTGCTGGCCACACAGACGTTGTGCCAGCAGGAAATTTAGAGAGCTGGAAAACCCCACCTTTTGATCCTGTTATTGCTGACGGTATGCTTTATGGCCGTGGTGCTGCTGATATGAAAGGAAGCTTAGCTGCAATGATAGTAGCAACAGAACGTTTTGTTGCTGATCACCCTAACCATTCAGGCTCAATTGCATTTTTGATCACAAGTGATGAAGAAGGCCCATTTATAAATGGCACTACCCGTGTTATTGATACGCTCGAAGCACGAAATGAAAAAATTGATTACTGTATAGTTGGTGAGCCTTCTAGTACAAGCAAGCTGGGTGACGTTGTAAAAAATGGCCGTCGTGGTTCAATATCTGGTGAATTAACTATTCATGGGAAGCAAGGCCATGTTGCGTATCCTGATCACGTCATTAACCCCATTCATAAAGCCATGCCCGCTTTAGGCGCGTTGAGTGAATTGCATTGGGATAATGGTAATGAATATTTTCCGCCGACAAGCTTTCAATTATCTAACATTCAATCCGGCACTGGCGCTACCAATGTGGTTCCAGGGCATTTAACTGCACTGTTTAATTTACGTTATAGCACTGAATTAATAGCAGAAATGATCGTTGATAAAGTTGAAGCATTATTAACACAGCATCAACTAGACTTTGACATTAACTGGGTATTTAACGGCCAACCATTCATTACTGAGCCAAGCACGTTGGTTGACTCTGTCGTTCAAGCCATTAAAACTTGCTGTAATATAACACCAGAGCTTTCTACCAGCGGTGGCACGTCAGACGGAAGATTTATTGCACCAACTGGCGCACAAGTTGTAGAGCTTGGTCCTTGTAATGCCACTATTCATCAAGTTAATGAATGTGTTGCTGTACAAGACTTGATTTTATTGACCGATGTCTACTATCAAACCTTGGTTAATGCTTTAATCAATGATGCGTAA